In one Streptomyces sp. NBC_00597 genomic region, the following are encoded:
- a CDS encoding SpoIIE family protein phosphatase, translating into MRNLPGRDQGAEQPGPAEHPEAAGTAEGAGPAAEADQRALGEALVTACGAAGASIGMLYLPDAARRVLHLAMTVGLSREFALPWSRVVLDDVIPVADAVRDRRFVWLGGQEETARRYPRLGLVLPYDFALAAAPLVPDPAPEPAGPTGAGLVLLWPGSHGPHLNDRERAAVDSACGRLANFLRRAAEAGHPVRPPADPAMLRPPPPPTPGPVEAAAAMAFIRRLPGGNCALDLNGTITFITPEAAELLGAPVSRLRGALPWEALPWMDTPVIEDHYRAAAISRQPRSFTAAPPIGRYLRFDLYPDDTGISVRISSVAADEPVPAPATPTGVPLEPSPSRATALYQLMHLAAALTEAVHARDVVDQAADLLVPAIGAQALALLVAEEQRLRIVGYRGYTAELMARYDGIPLGIHTASTHGLRTGEPLFFASAGELATAFPAVVIGDGMAAWAFLPLIASSRPIGTLILAYARPHAFAPGERAILTSLAGLIAQALDRARLYDSTHQLAHSLQTGLLPRVLPSVPHLEVAASYLPAAHGLDIGGDFYDLIRIDDTTVAAAIGDVQGHNVNAAALMGQVRTAVHATAGEPPAEVLARTNRLLTDLEPGLFTSCVYAHIDLAARTAHLATAGHPPPLLRHAGGPAEMLHLPPGLLLGIDRDASYTAVEIPFEPGTLLTLYTDGLVEVPGDDLEEGIAAVAARITATPDGHPVRALADDLIDQARAGAPRTDDIALLLLRFAQEERRT; encoded by the coding sequence GTGCGAAACCTTCCAGGGCGGGACCAGGGGGCCGAGCAGCCCGGGCCGGCCGAGCACCCCGAGGCGGCAGGTACCGCCGAAGGGGCCGGGCCCGCAGCGGAGGCCGACCAGCGGGCGCTCGGCGAGGCCCTGGTCACGGCCTGTGGGGCCGCGGGGGCGTCCATCGGCATGCTCTACCTGCCCGACGCCGCCCGGCGCGTCCTGCACCTGGCGATGACCGTCGGCCTGTCCCGCGAGTTCGCGCTGCCCTGGTCCCGCGTCGTTCTGGACGACGTCATCCCGGTGGCCGACGCCGTCCGCGACCGGCGGTTCGTCTGGCTGGGCGGCCAGGAGGAAACGGCCCGGCGCTACCCGCGCCTCGGCCTCGTCCTGCCGTACGACTTCGCCCTCGCCGCCGCCCCGCTCGTCCCCGACCCGGCCCCCGAGCCGGCGGGCCCCACCGGGGCCGGTCTCGTCCTCCTGTGGCCCGGCTCCCACGGGCCCCACCTGAACGATCGGGAGCGCGCCGCCGTGGACTCCGCGTGCGGCCGTCTCGCGAACTTCCTGCGCCGGGCCGCCGAGGCCGGCCACCCCGTCCGTCCGCCGGCGGACCCGGCCATGCTGCGGCCGCCTCCCCCTCCCACGCCCGGACCGGTCGAGGCGGCCGCCGCCATGGCCTTCATCCGCCGGCTGCCCGGAGGCAACTGCGCACTCGATCTGAACGGCACGATCACCTTCATCACCCCCGAGGCGGCCGAGCTACTGGGCGCACCCGTCTCCCGGCTCCGCGGAGCCCTGCCCTGGGAAGCCCTCCCCTGGATGGACACCCCCGTCATCGAGGACCACTACCGGGCCGCCGCGATCAGCAGGCAGCCCCGCAGCTTCACCGCCGCGCCGCCGATCGGCCGGTACCTGCGCTTCGACCTCTACCCGGACGACACCGGGATCAGCGTCCGCATCAGCTCCGTCGCCGCCGACGAGCCCGTCCCGGCGCCCGCCACCCCGACGGGCGTCCCCCTGGAGCCCTCGCCCAGCCGGGCCACCGCCCTCTACCAGCTCATGCACCTGGCCGCAGCCCTCACGGAGGCCGTCCACGCCCGGGACGTCGTCGATCAGGCCGCCGACCTGCTCGTCCCCGCGATCGGAGCCCAGGCCCTGGCCCTCCTGGTGGCCGAGGAGCAGCGCCTGCGCATCGTCGGCTACCGCGGCTACACGGCCGAGCTCATGGCCCGCTACGACGGCATCCCCCTCGGCATCCACACGGCCAGCACCCACGGCCTGCGCACGGGCGAGCCGCTGTTCTTCGCGTCCGCGGGCGAGCTCGCAACCGCCTTCCCGGCCGTCGTGATCGGGGACGGCATGGCCGCGTGGGCGTTCCTGCCCCTCATCGCGTCCAGCCGGCCCATCGGCACCCTCATCCTGGCCTACGCCCGCCCCCACGCCTTCGCCCCCGGGGAACGGGCGATCCTGACCTCCCTCGCCGGACTCATCGCCCAGGCCCTGGACCGTGCCCGCCTCTACGACTCCACCCACCAGCTCGCCCACAGCCTGCAGACCGGCCTGCTGCCGCGCGTCCTGCCCAGTGTCCCGCACCTCGAAGTGGCCGCCAGCTACCTCCCGGCGGCGCACGGGCTCGACATCGGCGGCGACTTCTACGACCTGATCCGGATCGACGACACCACCGTCGCGGCCGCCATCGGCGACGTCCAGGGCCACAACGTGAACGCCGCCGCCCTCATGGGCCAGGTCCGCACGGCCGTACACGCCACCGCCGGCGAGCCCCCGGCGGAGGTCCTCGCCCGCACCAACCGGCTCCTGACCGACCTCGAACCCGGACTGTTCACGAGCTGCGTGTACGCCCACATCGACCTCGCGGCCCGCACCGCCCACCTGGCCACGGCCGGCCACCCGCCGCCGCTGCTGCGCCACGCCGGCGGCCCGGCCGAGATGCTCCACCTGCCGCCCGGCCTGCTCCTCGGCATCGACCGGGACGCCTCGTACACGGCCGTCGAGATCCCGTTCGAGCCGGGCACCCTGCTGACGCTCTACACCGACGGGCTGGTCGAGGTCCCCGGTGACGACCTGGAGGAGGGCATCGCCGCCGTCGCCGCCCGCATCACCGCAACCCCCGACGGCCACCCGGTGAGGGCGCTGGCGGACGACCTCATCGACCAGGCCCGCGCAGGCGCCCCCCGCACGGACGACATCGCCCTGCTCCTGCTGCGCTTCGCCCAGGAGGAGCGGCGGACGTGA
- a CDS encoding NPP1 family protein, translating to MVLPAVAVADVIPALPQNADGLEQTFSPAFDYDGDGCYATAAISSSGTLNPGLKPGGAVNGHCRDYAQLQNSNTYSREKCNNGWCAVMYAGYFEKDQATLGPLAIGHRHDFEHVVVWIKDNEVQYVSTSQHSGWKWYPRSQVRFDGTHAKVVYHKDGASTHFYRLANGNDEPAENHTGNWFYPRLVGWNGYPASLRDKLMNADFGSATIKITDSRFNDALNASKPPIPFDPYA from the coding sequence ATGGTCCTTCCGGCCGTCGCCGTCGCCGACGTGATACCGGCCCTGCCGCAGAACGCGGACGGCCTCGAACAGACCTTCTCGCCCGCCTTCGACTACGACGGGGACGGCTGCTACGCCACCGCCGCGATCAGCAGCAGCGGAACCCTCAACCCCGGGCTCAAGCCCGGCGGAGCGGTGAACGGCCACTGCCGGGACTACGCGCAACTGCAGAACTCCAACACGTACTCCCGCGAGAAGTGCAACAACGGCTGGTGCGCGGTCATGTACGCCGGCTACTTCGAGAAGGACCAGGCCACGCTCGGCCCCCTGGCCATCGGGCACCGCCACGACTTCGAGCACGTGGTGGTCTGGATCAAGGACAACGAGGTCCAGTACGTGTCGACTTCGCAGCACAGCGGCTGGAAGTGGTACCCCCGCTCACAGGTCCGCTTCGACGGGACGCACGCCAAGGTCGTCTACCACAAGGACGGCGCCTCGACGCACTTCTACCGCCTCGCCAACGGCAACGACGAACCCGCCGAGAACCACACCGGCAACTGGTTCTACCCGCGCCTCGTCGGCTGGAACGGTTACCCGGCGAGCCTGCGCGACAAGCTGATGAACGCCGACTTCGGCTCCGCCACGATCAAGATCACCGACAGTCGCTTCAACGACGCCCTGAACGCCTCGAAGCCCCCGATCCCCTTCGACCCCTATGCGTAA
- a CDS encoding sarcosine oxidase subunit gamma: MADTTARRDGPSPLSRYAERFAAATRASGGALRLAELPFLAQVDVRLDPKGPASDAVGPALGFPLPLEPNTLARGGEFAALWLGPDEWLVIGPAGTRTHLEARLREAVGDRHAAVVDVSAQRTTLLVGGARAAELLAHGCSLDLHPRSFGAGRCAQTTLARAQVVLARAEAGPGFRVLVRSSFAGYLAEWLLDAASEYTWNSPDSTRT, from the coding sequence ATGGCTGACACCACCGCCCGGCGCGACGGGCCGAGCCCCCTGTCGCGGTACGCCGAACGCTTCGCCGCCGCCACCCGAGCCTCGGGCGGAGCCCTGCGGCTCGCGGAACTCCCCTTCCTGGCCCAGGTCGACGTACGCCTCGACCCCAAGGGCCCGGCCTCCGACGCCGTCGGGCCCGCCCTCGGCTTCCCCCTGCCGCTGGAACCGAACACGCTCGCCCGCGGTGGCGAGTTCGCGGCGCTGTGGCTGGGCCCGGACGAATGGCTCGTCATCGGCCCGGCCGGTACCCGGACGCACCTCGAAGCCCGCCTGCGCGAGGCCGTCGGAGACCGGCACGCGGCCGTCGTCGACGTCTCCGCGCAGCGCACCACCCTGCTCGTCGGCGGGGCCCGGGCCGCCGAACTCCTCGCACACGGCTGCTCCCTCGACCTGCACCCCCGCTCCTTCGGAGCCGGGCGCTGCGCCCAGACCACACTGGCCCGGGCCCAGGTGGTGCTCGCGCGCGCAGAAGCCGGGCCCGGGTTCAGGGTCCTGGTGCGCTCCTCGTTCGCCGGCTACCTCGCCGAGTGGCTCCTCGACGCCGCATCGGAGTACACCTGGAATTCGCCTGACTCGACCCGGACTTGA